The Pyrenophora tritici-repentis strain M4 chromosome 10, whole genome shotgun sequence genome contains a region encoding:
- a CDS encoding PRP38-assoc multi-domain protein — protein sequence MARDLSPYSARRLLTQQLVEGKTASPSPQTGNSRSGSPGRVSRHGSERPKKEPVASGRRSRSRSRERKPPPPSSREAKDATVEPDTVVKRDPSPEPYRKPRGPLKGSAARQVTGQETGSVWRQKEGFFKKQATRPLTCQGHGQRQEARWFKRETQSSRSVALQRPTAQRQVHPRTTVTLAPTLSFSQATYPLALGIRVSTPPNAVVARDRPLPHKRTKQPLPSQEVSFRGLDDSAQPPSKYGGAPPDKEKPNFKPTGALAKAANRVEGTKIILKYHEPAEARKPPASQPWRIFVFKGDDVVDTIELWQKSCWLLGRAHEVADYVLEHPSSSGQHAVIQFRYITKTKEDEFGVKSTSGKVKPYIIDLESSNGTELNGEDLEASRYFELRDKDVLKFGGSEREYVVMLPPPELK from the exons ATGGCGAGAGACTTGTCACCCTACAGCGCACGACGGCTGCTGACACAGCAACTGGTCGAAGGAAAGACAGCTTCGCCTTCGCCGCAGACTGGCAACAGCAGGAGCGGTAGTCCGGGAAGGGTCTCAAGGCACGGATCAGAACGACCGAAAAAGGAGCCCGTAGCATCTGGTCGACGATCGAGGAGTAGATCAAGGGAGAGGAAGCCGCCGCCGCCTTCGTCGAGGGAGGCCAAGGATGCGACTGTAGAACCAGACACAGTTGTCAAGCGCGACCCGTCACCCGAACCATACCGGAAGCCGCGA GGACCGCTCAAGGGATCGGCGGCGAGACAAGTCACGGGACAGGAGACGGGATCGGTCTGGAGACAGAAAGAGGGATTCTTCAAAAAACAAGCGACGCGACCGCTCACGTGCCAAGGACACGGACAGAGACAAGAAGCGAGATGGTTCAAGAGAGAGACACAGTCGTCGAGATCGGTCGCGCTCCAGAGACCGACGGCGCAGAGACAAGTCCACCCAAGGACGACGGTCACGCTCGCCCCTACCCTATCGTTCTCGCAAGCCACGTACCCGCTCGCCCTCGGCATCCGCGTCTCCACCCCCCCAAACGCCGTCGTCGCACGCGATCGCCCTCTCCCCCATAAACGAACAAAGCAACCTCTACCATCACAGGAAGTCTCATTCCGTGGCCTCGACGACTCTGCTCAGCCGCCGTCCAAGTATGGAGGTGCGCCGCCAGACAAGGAGAAGCCCAACTTCAAGCCCACCGGTGCGCTGGCGAAAGCGGCCAACCGAGTAGAAGGTACCAAGATCATCCTCAAGTACCACGAGCCAGCCGAAGCGCGAAAGCCACCTGCCTCACAACCTTGGCGAATCTTTGTCTTCAAGGGGGACGATGTCGTAGACACGATTGAATTATGGCAAAAGAGTTGCTGGCTACTAGGCCGTGCACACGAAGTCGCCGACTATGTGCTCGAGCATCCCAGTTCGAGCGGGCAACACGCCGTTATTCAGTTCCGGTACATAACAAAAACAAAGGAAGACGAGTTTGGCGTAAAGAGCACGAGCGGAAAGGTCAAGCCCTATATCATCGACCTGGAGAGCAGTAATGGAACGGAGCTGAATGGTGAGGATCTCGAGGCGAGTCGCTACTTTGAGCTCAGGGACAAGGACGTACTCAAGTTTGGTGGAAGCGAGAGGGAGTACGTAGTCATGCTGCCGCCACCGGAACTCAAATAA
- a CDS encoding SUI1, Translation initiation factor 1 (eIF-1-SUI1) yields the protein MTTDIQNLKSFDPFAEADDAGGEVKSTQQNYIHIRIQQRNGRKTLTTVQGLPKKFDQKKILKVIKKKFACNGTVVADNEMGEVIQLQGDQRKDVQDFLTDKKEGLGLDGKTIKVHGF from the exons ATGACCACGGACATCCAGAATCTCAAGTCCTTCGATCCGTTCGCGGAGGCCGATGATGCTGGAGGAGAAGTAAAATCCACGCAGCAGAACTACATCCACATCCGTATTCAAC AGCGCAATGGTCGCAAAACCCTAACAACGGTCCAAGGCCTGCCCAAGAAGTTTGACCAGAAGAAGATTCTCAAAGTCATCAAGAAGAAGTTTGCGTGCAATGGCACCGTCGTCGCCGACAATGAAATGGGCGAGGTGATTCAGCTGCAGGGCGATCAGCGCAAGGATGTTCAGGACTTCTTGACCGACAAGAAGGAGGGCCTGGGGCTTGATGGGAAGACCATCAAGGTCCATGGTTTCTAA
- a CDS encoding TolA, Membrane protein involved in colicin uptake: MNHSASNAAAASRDGDIKKRAHDGSLTNGASTAIATPKGPTPEHYEEPPEIEHVGDEQYNSLSTLLLRISQESYNEMGALLQKMADIPIGPTTNGSFANGLIAANSQGNAEASKRKKLLLLQFAQEQRAKFIKLLVLTEWGKKAAKDLTRLIDLFRWASEQAQYMEAADYKLDRIKVQSNNARENSPDIATALEVLSTGKASWMPSLGYIPPEPVSSDEALKLLRYMNTSLSIRLNVHENLPRHLRNWRIHSGRATFVIENELEFDVMSFVEDASEQWFLIDVRLMFTPAPTITVGSRFFMQLKLQADFVLKDKGLSGLFDFLNNFILTHKISVLRSQAVGLVRAGWAGSLKVEPVHRLLVVSYWTNRPGKKNWIEIGISSNRPKDGKVSWRGQPVPSLSTRWFRQGKEVKDANLKFDWNSLSFEKVIKLVIARHTSDILRSTKEKLKSGVMAAAHLSETEPADCTLAATLGTKSTSMTLSLEPVTGNFIMRPASALSARAENAFNQGREPEKMADVITQVLAGTLHTLIQKIAQQLGWQPVARQSLRPQVVTAAVKLDVISSTLYCPRGWPSSWALAAVIDSSGESWWVFEIGATGDSIKTALQIKMDRPDGSSLPINRKTLSSIGRVAVQVISFRATASRLARERKTCSLQTELGQVGGIESRRIARRWVLHLQTPHLLVETPGQDAWLEPDIKITCEGLRVQGQTVWHIAAGKMVKGVAADMHKLMAASPQNTFKFSEDGNFRILLSTPFAQDILGELRSRLRDVNRLRTFAATLQKREMRLGSSSLQRVQFQYGPTPYSATVNFSSEQEFSIELSPNNPHHRIHKLLTAIANDQLPSFPSLDSSDSSGLDRFCTTLVLTRPLFKVLREIEQRTPGNYCNPAIHVHSILKYRITYSNPVCTFDIRLQHKGDNVHWVLEDNLRPKDANLLPTPERGQGHRRLNVLQAKLKTLFSEKGTGWFGTRNGMVTDLDAIPDALRKLDEVVLSCKMEGGYVAPPPLVQQQAQNAGHALGQAVAQANGPQQQQARMQQQQQQQQQQQARQQQQAQHNQQQARRQQQSQQNQRGQQQPNGRPSQQHMPNGRQQMQQQQQHRGGRPGQNQNNVIEID; encoded by the coding sequence ATGAACCACAGCGCGTCCAACGCAGCCGCGGCTTCGCGAGATGGCGACATCAAGAAGCGCGCCCACGACGGGAGCCTGACGAATGGCGCCTCCACGGCAATAGCAACACCAAAAGGACCTACCCCCGAGCACTATGAGGAGCCACCGGAGATTGAACATGTCGGTGACGAGCAATACAATTCGCTGTCCACACTGTTGCTGCGCATATCCCAAGAATCCTACAATGAAATGGGCGCTTTGCTGCAAAAGATGGCTGACATCCCAATCGGCCCCACCACCAACGGCTCTTTTGCCAATGGCCTCATTGCAGCCAATTCTCAAGGAAACGCCGAGGCGAGTAAGCGGAAGAAGCTGCTTCTCCTCCAGTTCGCCCAGGAGCAGCGCGCCAAATTCATCAAGTTGCTGGTTCTCACCGAATGGGGGAAAAAGGCTGCCAAGGATCTCACCAGGCTCATTGACTTGTTCCGCTGGGCGAGTGAGCAGGCGCAGTACATGGAGGCGGCCGACTACAAGTTGGACAGGATCAAGGTGCAGTCGAACAATGCGCGAGAGAATAGCCCGGACATTGCGACTGCCTTGGAAGTGCTATCTACAGGCAAAGCCTCGTGGATGCCCAGTCTGGGCTACATTCCGCCCGAGCCCGTATCCTCAGATGAGGCTCTAAAATTACTGCGCTACATGAACACATCTCTTTCCATACGCTTAAATGTGCACGAAAACCTCCCCCGCCATCTCCGCAACTGGCGCATACATTCCGGAAGAGCCACTTTCGTCATCGAGAATGAGCTAGAATTTGATGTCATGTCTTTTGTTGAGGACGCTTCCGAGCAATGGTTCCTCATTGACGTCCGATTGATGTTCACCCCGGCACCCACCATTACCGTCGGCAGCCGGTTCTTCATGCAGCTCAAACTTCAGGCCGACTTTGTTCTGAAAGACAAGGGCCTGAGTGGCCTTTTCGACTTTCTTAACAACTTCATCCTAACCCACAAAATCTCAGTGCTACGGTCGCAGGCAGTGGGTCTTGTCCGCGCAGGATGGGCAGGTTCACTCAAGGTAGAGCCCGTGCACCGCTTGCTTGTGGTGTCATACTGGACCAACCGGCCCGGAAAGAAGAATTGGATCGAGATTGGCATTTCAAGTAACAGGCCAAAAGATGGCAAGGTCTCGTGGAGAGGTCAGCCTGTACCCTCGCTCTCTACACGCTGGTTTCGTCAGGGCAAGGAGGTCAAGGACGCTAATCTCAAATTTGACTGGAACAGCCTTTCCTTCGAGAAAGTCATCAAGCTCGTCATTGCACGCCATACGAGCGACATTTTGCGCTCCAcaaaggagaagctcaagtcTGGAGTCATGGCAGCTGCGCATCTCTCCGAGACAGAGCCTGCGGATTGCACCCTCGCCGCGACCCTCGGCACAAAATCCACTTCCATGACATTGTCGCTAGAGCCTGTTACTGGTAACTTCATCATGCGACCGGCCAGTGCACTTTCTGCGCGGGCAGAGAACGCCTTCAACCAAGGTCGAGAGCCTGAAAAAATGGCCGATGTAATCACCCAAGTACTGGCTGGTACCCTCCACACTTTGATCCAGAAGATTGCGCAACAACTCGGATGGCAGCCGGTAGCAAGACAGTCATTGCGGCCGCAAGTAGTAACGGCCGCTGTGAAGCTGGACGTTATATCGTCCACTCTATACTGCCCTCGCGGGTGGCCATCGAGCTGGGCTCTCGCTGCGGTAATAGACTCGTCTGGTGAGTCGTGGTGGGTTTTCGAGATTGGCGCCACTGGAGACAGTATCAAGACTGCTCTGCAAATCAAGATGGACAGGCCTGATGGAAGTTCCTTGCCCATCAACCGCAAAACCTTGTCGAGTATAGGAAGAGTTGCGGTGCAAGTAATATCGTTCCGCGCCACAGCATCTCGACTTGCTAGGGAGAGGAAGACTTGCAGTTTGCAGACTGAGTTGGGACAGGTGGGTGGTATCGAATCTCGTCGCATTGCTCGTAGATGGGTGTTGCACTTGCAGACTCCACATCTTCTTGTGGAAACACCAGGCCAGGATGCATGGCTTGAGCCGGATATCAAAATTACGTGCGAGGGCCTTAGAGTGCAAGGCCAGACCGTATGGCATATAGCTGCTGGTAAGATGGTAAAGGGCGTCGCAGCAGACATGCATAAGCTCATGGCAGCCTCGCCCCAAAATACTTTCAAATTCTCAGAAGATGGCAACTTTAGGATCCTCCTTTCCACGCCTTTTGCCCAAGACATACTCGGAGAACTTCGATCGCGACTACGGGATGTCAATCGCCTACGCACATTTGCGGCTACACTCCAGAAGCGCGAGATGCGGCTCGGATCGTCTTCGTTGCAGCGAGTGCAATTCCAGTACGGTCCCACCCCTTATTCTGCCACTGTCAACTTCAGTTCCGAGCAAGAATTCTCCATTGAGCTATCACCCAACAACCCACATCACCGAATTCACAAGCTACTCACTGCGATTGCCAACGACCAATTACCATCCTTTCCATCACTTGATTCCAGTGATAGCAGTGGTCTCGATCGCTTCTGCACTACTCTTGTCCTTACTCGTCCACTTTTCAAAGTCCTCCGCGAGATTGAACAACGCACACCAGGCAATTACTGCAACCCTGCAATCCACGTCCACTCCATTCTCAAGTACCGCATCACATATTCAAACCCTGTCTGCACGTTCGACATCCGTCTCCAACACAAGGGTGACAATGTACATTGGGTTCTGGAGGACAATCTACGACCCAAAGACGCCAACTTGTTACCAACGCCAGAACGCGGACAAGGCCACAGACGGCTGAACGTCTTACAAGCGAAGTTGAAGACATTGTTCAGCGAAAAGGGGACAGGCTGGTTCGGCACACGAAACGGCATGGTGACCGATTTGGACGCAATACCCGATGCACTACGCAAGCTGGATGAGGTCGTACTCAGTTGCAAGATGGAAGGCGGTTACGTTGCGCCTCCACCGCTGGTACAGCAGCAAGCTCAGAATGCGGGCCATGCGTTGGGTCAAGCCGTTGCCCAGGCAAATGGGCCGCAACAGCAACAAGCTAGGatgcagcaacaacaacaacagcagcagcagcaacaagCCCGCCAACAACAGCAAGCTCAACACAACCAGCAGCAGGCGCGGAGACAGCAGCAATCTCAACAGAACCAGCGCGGTCAGCAGCAGCCCAATGGCAGACCAAGCCAACAGCATATGCCAAATGGACGGCAACAAAtgcagcaacagcagcagcatAGAGGTGGTCGACCTGGTCAGAATCAGAATAATGTGATTGAGATTGACTAG
- a CDS encoding ATG22 multi-domain protein has protein sequence MALRAPELPPYSRPTLMRNASSQSKVSVPSISQSNEADDEQSLSDIQTFDMESNPDLPHYEGEDTRLTSDKELRGFYMYGWAAEVFVVCGIGSFIPVTLEQLARENGVLLSDPSIPCKSTKPTVNPGPSLSASTVGALFAPNPEKGQCVVHILGIEINTASFAMYTFSISVLIQALLIISMSGAADHGRFRKTFLLWFAFVGSIATMLFLPVVPKVYLLGAVLAIIANTCFGASFVLLNSFLPLMENIIRDARYPNQLTHQEGLFDQVADVTTALLPSNHTADLSIPMAKSNAAPSVELALATKISSYGIAIGYIAALLVQTIGILVVIAFRSSNLGLRLVLFIIGAWWFIFTLPTARWLRPRPGPPLHIAAQTSNFRTALAYFTYSWKSLGRTATHARHLKDVLLFLAAWFLLSDSIATVSGTAVLFAKTTLGMSYAMLALINVIATVFGVLGAFCWSRLSSFFRLSPTQTILLCILLFEVIPLYGLLGYIPAVQRLGYLGLQQQWEMYPLGAVYGFVLGGLSSYCRALFGELIPPGYEAAFYALYAITDKGSSVFGPAIVGAITDAYGEIRPAFWFLAVLVGLPFPIMMLVNVDRGRADGASLAQTLEELSRARDSLLDIRNDLHSSISYQRT, from the exons ATGGCACTGCGCGCGCCCGAGCTCCCACCCTACTCGCGGCCAACCTTGATGCGCAATGCCTCTTCTCAGTCCAAAGTCTCGGTGCCATCGATATCCCAGTCCAACGAGGCAGACGATGAGCAGAGTCTCTCCGACATCCAGACCTTCGACATGGAGTCCAACCCCGATCTGCCCCACTACGAGGGCGAAGACACGCGCTTGACGAGCGACAAGGAGCTCCGGGGCTTCTACATGTACGGATGGGCTGCCGAG GTATTCGTTGTATGCGGCATTGGCTCCTTTATACCCGTAACACTCGAGCAACTTGCGCGAGAAAATGGCGTCCTCCTATCTGATCCTTCTATACCATGCAAGTCCACAAAGCCTACCGTCAACCCTGGCCCTTCCTTGTCCGCCAGCACCGTAGGAGCCCTCTTTGCGCCAAACCCGGAGAAGGGCCAATGTGTCGTTCACATTCTCGGCATCGAGATCAACACTGCAAGCTTCGCCATGTATACCTTTAGCATATCCGTCTTGATACAGGCTCTGTTGATCATTAGCATGAGCGGCGCAGCAGACCACGGTCGGTTTAGGAAGACATTCCTGCTTTGGTTTGCCTTTGTGGGTAGTATAGCGACGATGCTGTTTCTTCCAGTCGTGCCCAAAGTCTATCTTCTAGGCGCAGTCCTGGCAATCATCGCCAACACATGCTTTGGCGCAAGTTTCGTGCTGCTCAACAGCTTCCTGCCACTAATG GAAAACATCATTCGAGACGCCCGATACCCGAATCAGCTCACGCACCAGGAGGGCCTCTTTGATCAAGTCGCAGACGTGACCACCGCACTCCTTCCGAGCAACCACACAGCCGACCTAAGCATCCCAATGGCCAAGAGCAATGCCGCCCCCTCTGTCGAGCTTGCACTAGCAACCAAGATATCTTCCTACGGCATCGCCATCGGCTACATCGCAGCCTTGCTCGTGCAAACAATCGGCATACTCGTCGTGATTGCATTCCGCTCCTCCAACCTTGGCCTCCGACTCGTCCTCTTCATCATCGGCGCCTGGTGGTTCATCTTCACCCTCCCCACAGCCCGCTGGTTGCGCCCCCGTCCCGGCCCACCTCTGCACATTGCCGCGCAAACGAGCAATTTCCGCACTGCACTCGCGTACTTTACCTACTCGTGGAAGTCGCTCGGACGCACGGCTACACATGCGCGCCATCTTAAAGACGTCCTGCTCTTCCTCGCTGCGTGGTTCCTCCTCTCAGATAGTATAGCCACCGTCTCGGGCACAGCCGTGCTCTTCGCGAAGACTACGCTGGGCATGTCGTACGCCATGCTCGCCCTCATCAACGTTATAGCCACTGTTTTCGGCGTCCTAGGCGCGTTTTGCTGGTCGCGACTGTCGTCCTTTTTCCGGCTTAGTCCTACGCAAACCATCTTGCTCTGCATCCTGCTGTTTGAAGTCATTCCGCTTTACGGGCTTTTGGGATATATCCCTGCAGTCCAGCGGCTGGGGTACTTGGGTCTGCAGCAACAGTGGGAAATGTATCCTCTCGGTGCTGTCTACGGCTTCGTCCTAGGCGGTCTGAGCAGTTACTGTCGCGCACTCTTTGGCGAACTCATCCCGCCGGGTTATGAAGCGGCGTTTTACGCGCTTTATGCTATCACGGATAAGGGGAGTAGTGTTTTTGGTCCGGCGATTGTGGGGGCTATTACGGATGCGTATGGCGAGATTAGACCG GCTTTCTGGTTCCTGGCCGTACTGGTCGGCCTCCCGTTTCCCATCATGATGCTTGTTAATGTGGATCGCGGCCGCGCTGACGGTGCCTCTTTGGCGCAAACACTTGAGGAGTTGTCCCGCGCGAGGGACTCCCTCCTC GATATTCGGAATGATCTCCACTCTTCCATTTCCTACCAAAGGACTTAG
- a CDS encoding DUF1421 multi-domain protein, with protein MADSSVQEDLVWIQPILNKAGYKAAVAESEGTPVPKFHTWSFLEMASLEAAFGSDLAHHLVHEGLIQVDSPAPAPRQSAPPPSQSLAPPSQSLPPPRQPGEMLWPRQTPTPTTASKTTGSPLNKRYYTPARQACRGPEPRHPSKINKFMLADQDTKY; from the exons ATGGCAGACTCTTCCGTTCAAGAAGATCTAGTATGGATTCAGCCTATCCTGAACAAAGCCGGCTACAAAGCTGCGGTGGCCGAGAGTGAAGGCACACCAGTGCCAAAG TTCCACACTTGGTCCTTCCTCGAGATGGCAAGCCTAGAAGCTGCATTTGGGTCCGACCTAGCGCATCACCTCGTGCACGAGGGGCTCATCCAAGTGGATTCCCCAGCACCTGCGCCTAGACAGTCTGCACCTCCGCCAAGTCAGTCTCTCGCGCCGCCTAGCCAGTCTCTTCCTCCACCTAGGCAGCCTGGTGAAATGTTGTGGCCTCGTCAGACGCCTACTCCCACGACTGCATCCAAGACTACCGGCTCGCCCCTCAACAAGCGCTACTACACTCCCGCTAGACAAGCTTGTCGTGGTCCGGAGCCTAGGCATCCTAG CAAGATCAACAAGTTTATGCTTGCCGACCAAGACACTAAGTACTAG
- a CDS encoding transcription factor tfiiic complex subunit sfc4 gives MNPNNGFYGQWPPGQPPNNRRYLPVAEDLEDEPPPPFTSSSFHDPFNRAYATSGPAVFEGFIPDPTHEEEEDEYANTSRYPHSAYDRDFESSDDEQEYERMIQEEEERERLLQIENKDDSEVDADYSSEDAQQDEGDPDEMELGVEFEDIEGRTQYRRGRGSNRGAPKTQAIPSILPASNRGRRGAKRGRGSSRGRGGYHESRSTRGRRRGKPGRVKGPRGPRPVADPGVEWKALQQEANARFIAKDYEAALEFAQRAIQLNPEIFDAYNIASEIYKEMGREEDSLNVLVAGAPTKRDPELWQYIIERIQKLDPNVYPQFTDANKSAAILSCLNEIILLNNDYEARSLKLEIEAQLGRSSKCVGLGIKMLKTRKEQGEDPDTSVLKIMAMMGTSTLRQTRLHLRKLITHFEEAIDVFTQPDRDPINNELDWELINIYLDLLDRAGSYSIGVSRLRQLSRWKQCRRAETFWDEVEDDREFDVRDEPRRAAVPGFVRQAQDATYGSTLPLEIRVKLGLFRLRKSRDDFSEAMRHLEMMEPDNHGQDAPIWDYEDLFRIIGDAFHATGHDQDALRFYEPLFNNNSKEFTLMSYMGLYTCFKNQGLDDKAQKVIPILKKWPADNYDDLAILAKFFEDQGMHQEAGQRAETIYRDKYGHKLKALGFQAYDELRVYYYNQRRQARGRYAVRKRAALRNKKRMQKATGQTGDDDDSTNENGDVQLPALAEPTERPTKGLFRTKRTKAPKVQAFLAVREEDTEMLAEAEPILSTIQGTGIPYSAIENRLFRRRIQRLATERADDLKAARAQHREIVSSFNRLEEIWEVAGDGDEDAIREVLSITRELIEEFSTFDIFFSNRKEDLTTYFRRVTGGDLWKDSALMVLAVVANNVDDGETDPDLRERPVTPPEDFWGIHFDKWCEAFGRYAMLLASEGDEEQCFATLDIATQANIFHRSQKYHQQLQLCRLACALSADNSPQASIATRWLLKQHPFGTDLFRLYSAANRLCSFPEGFSTGPAYKVLMRYVKTVDYALLTPAQRIAYNFRTTKASKGGFSNNFNAEDVPKANGHDPALFALYGHVLMCGGSYVAALNYYFRAYAMTPEDPVLNLCIAVAYVQHAMKRLSENRQYQIQQGLCFLYRYYDLRTKSEHAVHRQEAEFNVGRMWHALNLNALALPAYERCVGLSEVVRREAEDAGAAGEERAWGCEDYGAEAAFAMQSIYSLSGNPEAALDVTMRALVIE, from the exons ATGAACCCGAATAACGGTTTCTACGGCCAGTGGCCTCCAGGACAGCCACCGAACAACAGGCGCTATCTGCCTGTGGCAG AAGACCTGGAAGATGAGCCACCGCCTCCATTTACTAGTAGTAGCTTCCATGATCCGTTCAACAGAGCCTATGCTACCAGTGGCCCAGCGGTATTTGAAGGCTTCATCCCTGATCCCACACatgaggaggaggaggacgagtATGCCAACACGTCTAGGTATCCCCACTCGGCCTACGACCGGGATTTTGAGAGCTCAGATGATGAGCAAGAGTATGAGCGCATGATTCAGGAAGAGGAGGAGCGGGAACGACTGCTCCAGATTGAAAACAAAGACGATTCTGAGGTGGACGCAGACTACTCATCAGAAGATGCGCAACAAGATGAAGGCGACCCAGACGAAATGGAGCTCGGTGTCGAATTTGAAGACATCGAAGGGCGAACTCAATACAGGAGAGGTAGGGGTAGTAACAGAGGCGCGCCAAAGACACAGGCTATACCTAGTATTCTACCCGCCAGTAACAGAGGCCGACGAGGAGCCAAACGAGGTCGAGGCTCTTCTAGAGGCCGCGGCGGGTACCATGAGTCTAGATCTACCAGAGGAAGACGACGGGGTAAACCCGGACGCGTCAAGGGTCCTAGAGGACCACGACCTGTGGCCGATCCAGGTGTAGAGTGGAAGGCTTTGCAGCAAGAGGCCAATGCCAGGTTCATCGCAAAAGACTACGAGGCTGCCCTTGAGTTTGCTCAGCGAGCTATTCAACTCAACCCAGAGATTTTCGATGCCTACAACATTGCCTCTGAAATCTACAAGGAGATGGGCCGCGAAGAGGACTCGTTGAACGTACTTGTAGCTGGTGCGCCGACTAAGCGTGATCCAGAGCTTTGGCAGTACATCATTGAACGTATCCAGAAGTTAGACCCGAACGTATATCCACAGTTTACTGATGCGAATAAGTCGGCTGCAATTCTTTCATGTTTGAATGAGATTATCCTTCTCAACAACGACTACGAAGCTCGTAGCCTCAAGCTTGAGATTGAAGCACAACTAGGACGTTCATCCAAGTGCGTGGGTCTGGGTATCAAGATGCTCAAGACGCGCAAAGAGCAGGGAGAAGACCCTGATACAAGTGTGCTCAAGATCATGGCAATGATGGGTACTAGTACTCTAAGGCAGACCAGACTCCATCTACGCAAGCTCATAACCCATTTTGAAGAGGCCATTGATGTATTTACGCAACCTGATCGGGATCCCATTAACAACGAACTGGACTGGGAGCTCATCAATATCTATCTTGATCTTTTGGATCGAGCGGGTAGTTACAGTATCGGAGTCTCGCGGCTCAGACAGCTCTCACGGTGGAAACAGTGCAGGCGTGCTGAAACATTCTGGGACGAAGTTGAAGACGACCGCGAGTTCGACGTTAGAGATGAGCCCAGGCGTGCGGCTGTGCCTGGTTTTGTACGACAAGCGCAAGATGCTACGTACGGCTCAACACTGCCGTTGGAGATCAGAGTGAAGCTGGGATTGTTTCGACTGCGCAAGAGTAGAGACGACTTCTCAGAAGCCATG CGTCACCTTGAGATGATGGAGCCAGACAACCATGGTCAGGATGCACCAATATGGGATTACGAAGATTTGTTCCGTATCATCGGCGATGCCTTTCATGCTACCGGCCACGATCAGGACGCACTACGGTTCTATGAGCCATTGTTCAACAACAACTCCAAAGAATTCACCCTGATGAGCTACATGGGCCTATACACGTGCTTCAAGAACCAAGGACTAGACGACAAGGCACAAAAGGTCATTCCCATCTTGAAGAAGTGGCCGGCAGATAACTATGATGACTTGGCTATCCTTGCCAAATTTTTCGAAGATCAGGGCATGCACCAGGAAGCTGGACAACGTGCAGAAACCATTTATCGCGACAAATACGGCCACAAGCTCAAGGCTTTGGGGTTCCAGGCATACGATGAACTCAGGGTGTACTACTACAACCAGCGGAGGCAAGCTAGGGGTAGGTACGCGGTTAGAAAGCGCGCAGCCCTGAGGAATAAGAAGAGGATGCAAAAGGCCACTGGGCAAACCGGTGACGATGATGACTCTACGAATGAGAATGGCGATGTGCAGCTCCCGGCACTCGCTGAACCTACTGAACGTCCTACGAAAGGTCTCTTTCGAACGAAGAGAACGAAGGCGCCAAAGGTTCAAGCGTTCCTTGCTGTTCGAGAAGAAGATACCGAGATGCTTGCTGAAGCCGAACCGATACTTAGTACAATCCAAGGGACTGGAATACCATATTCGGCGATCGAAAATAGGCTCTTCCGCAGGAGGATCCAGAGGCTTGCTACCGAACGTGCCGATGATCTCAAGGCTGCTCGAGCCCAACACCGAGAGATTGTGTCTAGTTTCAACCGACTGGAAGAGATATGGGAAGTTGCAGGAGATGGAGACGAAGATGCAATCAGAGAAGTCTTGTCCATCACTAGAGAGCTTATCGAAGAGTTTTCTACCTTTGATATATTCTTCTCGAACCGGAAGGAAGACCTCACGACGTATTTTCGTCGCGTCACAGGTGGTGATCTATggaaggactctgcactCATGGTACTTGCTGTAGTGGCAAATAACGTGGATGACGGGGAGACAGATCCTGATCTACGAGAGCGACCAGTGACGCCACCGGAAGATTTCTGGGGCATCCACTTTGACAAATGGTGCGAGGCCTTTGGCCGCTATGCCATGCTACTAGCCAGCGAAGGAGACGAAGAGCAATGCTTCGCCACGCTCGACATCGCCACCCAAGCCAACATCTTCCACCGCTCCCAAAAGTACCACCAGCAACTCCAACTCTGTCGTCTCGCCTGCGCCCTCTCCGCCGACAACTCGCCCCAAGCCTCCATCGCCACACGCTGGCTCCTAAAACAACACCCCTTTGGTACCGACCTCTTCCGCCTCTACAGCGCCGCCAACCGCCTCTGCTCCTTCCCCGAAGGCTTCTCCACGGGTCCCGCCTACAAAGTGCTAATGCGCTATGTCAAAACCGTCGACTACGCCCTGCTCACCCCCGCTCAACGCATCGCCTACAACTTCCGCACCACAAAAGCCAGCAAAGGCGGCTTCAGCAACAACTTCAACGCCGAAGACGTGCCCAAAGCAAACGGCCACGACCCCGCTCTCTTCGCACTCTACGGCCACGTCCTCATGTGCGGCGGCAGCTATGTAGCAGCGCTAAACTACTACTTCCGCGCCTACGCCATGACGCCCGAGGACCCCGTGCTTAACCTCTGTATTGCAGTCGCCTACGTCCAGCATGCTATGAAGCGGCTGTCGGAAAATCGTCAGTATCAGATTCAACAGGGTCTCTGCTTTTTGTATAGATATTACGATTTACGCACCAAGAGTGAGCATGCGGTGCACAGGCAGGAGGCCGAGTTTAATGTCGGGAGGATGTGGCATGCGCTTAATCTTAATGCGCTGGCTCTGCCGGCGTATGAGAGGTGTGTGGGGTTGAGTGAGGTGGTTAGACGGGAGGCGGAAGATGCAGGTGCAGCGGGGGAGGAGAGGGCATGGGGTTGTGAGGATTATGGTGCTGAGGCTGCGTTTGCTATGCAGAGTATTTATTCGCTGAGTGGGAATCCCGAGGCGGCGTTGGATGTTACGATGAGGGCGCTTGTTATTGAGTAG